In Primulina eburnea isolate SZY01 chromosome 14, ASM2296580v1, whole genome shotgun sequence, the following proteins share a genomic window:
- the LOC140811154 gene encoding uncharacterized protein, with protein MRFGRKGKLAPRYLGPYTIIERIGLLAYRLDLPQSLSAIHDVFHVSMLRKYEPDPSHVLRPEDMELDSSLSYVEYPIQILNRKDKQLRNKTIPLVMVQWSRHGTEETTWELEAKMRQEWPHLFETVTNYSMYSDFPMYYQW; from the coding sequence ATGAGATTTGGGCGAAAAGGGAAGTTAGCTCCACGTTATCTTGGACCGTATACTATTATTGAGAGGATCGGTTTATTGGCTTATAGATTGGACTTGCCGCAGAGTTTGTCtgctattcatgatgtgtttcatgtatctatgctgcggaagtatgaGCCAGATCCATCTCATGTTCTGAGACCCGAGGATATGGAGTTGGACAGTTCTCTTAGCTATGTTGAGTATCCTATACAGATTCTTAATCGGAAGGATAAGCAACTTCGAAATAAGACGATTCCACTGGTTATGGTACAGTGGAGTAGACATGGGACTGAGGAGACTACATGGGAATTGGAGGCTAAAATGCGGCAAGAATGGCCTCACTTGTTTGAAACTGTCACAAATTATTCCATGTACTCTGACTTTCCTATGTACTATCAGTGGTAG